Sequence from the uncultured Flavobacterium sp. genome:
TATGGGTTGAATTTTCGTCAAAAATAATATTATCCCATTACTAACAGAGAAGAATCACGAACTTTTTAAGATTTAATTATTTTTTACGTACAAAAGCAATTATTTTTGCACCACAACTAAATACAACTATAACATGACAATTTTACTATTAGGATCGGGAGGAAGAGAGCATGCTTTTGCGTGGAAAATGATTCAGAGTCCGCTTTGCGAAAAACTTTTTGTTGCACCAGGAAATGCAGGAACGGCTGCTATTGCTACAAACGTTGCAATGTCTCCAACTGATTTTGATGCTATTAAAGCATTTGTATTGCAGGAAAACGTAAAAATGGTTGTTGTAGGACCAGAAGATCCTTTGGTGAAAGGAATTTACGATTATTTTAAAAATGACGAAAGTTTACAACATATTCCGGTTATTGGGCCATCAAAATTAGGTGCACAATTAGAAGGAAGTAAAGAATTTGCAAAAGAATTCTTGATGAAACACAATATTCCAACAGCAGCTTACGATAGTTTTACTGCGGAAACTGTTGAAAATGGATGTGCGTTCTTAGAAATTTTACAACCTCCATATGTTTTAAAAGCTGATGGTTTAGCAGCAGGAAAAGGTGTTTTGATTATTCAGGATCTTGAAGAGGCAAAAACAGAATTGAGAAACATGTTGGTTCATGAAAAATTTGGAGCAGCAAGTTCAAAAGTAGTTATTGAAGAATTTCTTGACGGAATCGAATTAAGCTGTTTCGTTTTGACTGACGGAAAAAGCTATAAAATTCTTCCAACTGCAAAAGATTACAAACGTATTGGCGAAGGTGATACAGGATTAAATACAGGCGGAATGGGAGCAGTTTCTCCAGTTCCTTACGTTGACGCTGTTTTGATGGAAAAAATCGAAACTCGTATCGTAAAACCAACAATTGAAGGTTTCCAAAAAGACGGAATCGAATATAAAGGATTTGTATTTATTGGTTTGATTAATGTAAAAAATGAACCAATTGTTATTGAATACAATGTGAGAATGGGTGATCCGGAAACTGAAGTTGTGGTTCCAAGATTAAAATCTGATTTGGTTGCATTGTTTCAATCCGTTGCAGATCAAAAGTTAGATACTTTCGAATTAGAAGTTGATCCAAGAAGTGCAACTACAATTATGGTAGTTTCTGGTGGATATCCTGAAGATTTTGAAAAAGGAAAAGTAATTACCGGATTAGAAAATATTACAGATTCTATAGTTTTTCATGCAGGAACAAAATTAGATAACGAAAATGTCGTTAGTAATGGAGGACGTGTATTGACTGTAACATCTTATGGTGACGATTTCCAACAGGCCATAAAAAAATCTTACCAAAATATAGATAAACTAAATTTTGATAAGATGTATTTTAGAAAAGATATCGGCTTCGATCTAATATAAAATGAATTCTCTAACCCTTTTCGAAGGGTTAGATACTTTTTATTTTAAAAAAGAGTGAGCTGTTGTATCTTGGTTTTCTGTTCCAGCGTCATCAAATATGCGTAATTGTTTAATCCAATAAACGATTGCACATGCGCAAATGGTCATAAAAATCCAGTTAATTGTATTAGCACCAAACCAAGTAATTAGTTCTAAATGACGTAAAAAGTCAAGAGGAGCAAATAAAATGTTAACGAATAAGTATTGTATTCCTTCAAAAAAAGCTGTCATAATTTATAAAATTATATGTTATTTATTGTTTTGTAACGCATTGAAGTTAAAATTCAATTAATAGAATCTTTTTTCAACTTGTTGGTTTTTCCTTTTAAACAAGTATTATATTTACAATCACAAAAGTATAAAATATCCTTATGATAACAAGTGTTTTTAAAAAATCTACGCCATTAAATTATTCATTGGTCGTAATTTTAATACTGGTTTTCTTTTTCCTGTTCCAAATCCAAGAACCTTCCTGGATTAATAATTACTTTTTGGGATTTCAAAAAGTTAGTTTATTGTGCTTTATATTGGCTTCTTTTTTTATGATTAATTTCATTGTAAAAAAGAACGGGCTCAGTAAAGACAATGGTTATGCGATATTTTTCTATTTGTTGTTTGTATTGTTTTTCCCTACAATATTTAATAATCCAAATGTAATTTATGCTAACTTTTTTCTTTTATTAGCCTTGCGACGATTGATTTCATTACAATCATTGAAAGCTTCTAAAGAAAAAATATTTGACGCTTCATTTTGGATTTTTGTAGCTGCTTTATTTCAATTTTGGTGTGTTCTCTTTATTATTTTAGTATTTATATCAATTGTTTTTCACGTTTCAAGAGATTATAGAAACTGGGTTTTACCATTTATTGCGCTTCTGGCTGTTTCAATTGTCTTTTTAATGATATCATTAATCTTTCATATTAATGCGATTGAATTTTTAGAAAAAAGAGCAGTAATTGATTTTAACATTGATTATTTTAAGAATAATTACGAGAACGGAGCACTTTCTATCTACGTTGCAATATCCTTGTTTTTTGTAGTTTCAATGTTAATGACATTATCAAACAGACCACAAATTGTACATACTTCGTATAAAAAAGTGATTGCATGTTTTTTTATTGCTGTGGCTGTTTATATCATTTCGCCTGATAAAAGTAATGACCTATTGTTGTTTAGTATTGCACCTTTAACGATTATGGCGGCAAGTCATGTCGAGTATATGCAGCAAAAACTCAATAACGAAATTGTTTTTTATGTGTTGATTTGCTGCAGTTTATTTACCTATTTTTCTCAATTATAGTTTACTTCCATAAGCAAGATCTCCGGCGTCGCCAAGTCCTGGAATAATATAGTTTTTCTCATTTAATTTCTCGTCAAGAGAAGCAACCCATAAATGGCAATTATCAGGAAGGCTTTTTTCAAGAAGAGCAATTCCTTCCGGAGCAGCTATAACAACAACAATATGAATCTCTTTTGGAGTTGCATTTTGAACTAATTTTTCATGAACAGCAACTATCG
This genomic interval carries:
- the purD gene encoding phosphoribosylamine--glycine ligase; this encodes MTILLLGSGGREHAFAWKMIQSPLCEKLFVAPGNAGTAAIATNVAMSPTDFDAIKAFVLQENVKMVVVGPEDPLVKGIYDYFKNDESLQHIPVIGPSKLGAQLEGSKEFAKEFLMKHNIPTAAYDSFTAETVENGCAFLEILQPPYVLKADGLAAGKGVLIIQDLEEAKTELRNMLVHEKFGAASSKVVIEEFLDGIELSCFVLTDGKSYKILPTAKDYKRIGEGDTGLNTGGMGAVSPVPYVDAVLMEKIETRIVKPTIEGFQKDGIEYKGFVFIGLINVKNEPIVIEYNVRMGDPETEVVVPRLKSDLVALFQSVADQKLDTFELEVDPRSATTIMVVSGGYPEDFEKGKVITGLENITDSIVFHAGTKLDNENVVSNGGRVLTVTSYGDDFQQAIKKSYQNIDKLNFDKMYFRKDIGFDLI
- a CDS encoding uracil phosphoribosyltransferase codes for the protein MTAFFEGIQYLFVNILFAPLDFLRHLELITWFGANTINWIFMTICACAIVYWIKQLRIFDDAGTENQDTTAHSFLK
- a CDS encoding DUF6427 family protein, translating into MITSVFKKSTPLNYSLVVILILVFFFLFQIQEPSWINNYFLGFQKVSLLCFILASFFMINFIVKKNGLSKDNGYAIFFYLLFVLFFPTIFNNPNVIYANFFLLLALRRLISLQSLKASKEKIFDASFWIFVAALFQFWCVLFIILVFISIVFHVSRDYRNWVLPFIALLAVSIVFLMISLIFHINAIEFLEKRAVIDFNIDYFKNNYENGALSIYVAISLFFVVSMLMTLSNRPQIVHTSYKKVIACFFIAVAVYIISPDKSNDLLLFSIAPLTIMAASHVEYMQQKLNNEIVFYVLICCSLFTYFSQL